A DNA window from Mycolicibacter hiberniae contains the following coding sequences:
- a CDS encoding TetR/AcrR family transcriptional regulator, giving the protein MESVIVAQQLDTGTAKTDGRKRRWHQHKVDRRNDLVDGTIDAIRRRGRYVSMDEIAAEIGVSKTVLYRYFVDKNDLTTAVMMRFAQTTLIPNMASALSANLDGYDLVREIIRVYVHTVANEPEPYRFVMANSSASKSKVIADSERIIARMLAVMLRRRMKAVGMDTQGVEPWAYMIVGGVQLATHSWLLDPRMSADDLIDYLTMLSWNALCGIVEVGGSLEKFNAGPHPSPVLPWRRAAAAHRR; this is encoded by the coding sequence ATGGAATCCGTGATAGTGGCACAGCAGCTCGATACCGGCACCGCTAAGACCGACGGGCGCAAACGGCGATGGCACCAACACAAGGTCGATCGCCGCAACGATCTCGTCGACGGGACGATCGATGCGATCCGGCGCCGTGGCCGCTATGTGAGCATGGACGAGATCGCCGCGGAGATCGGCGTGTCCAAGACGGTCCTGTACCGGTACTTCGTCGACAAGAACGACCTCACCACCGCGGTGATGATGCGCTTCGCGCAGACCACGCTGATCCCGAATATGGCCTCGGCGCTCTCGGCGAACCTCGATGGCTACGACCTGGTCCGCGAGATCATCCGGGTCTACGTGCACACGGTGGCCAACGAACCCGAGCCGTACCGGTTCGTGATGGCCAACAGCTCAGCCAGCAAGAGCAAGGTGATCGCCGACTCCGAGCGGATCATCGCGCGGATGCTCGCCGTGATGCTGCGCCGCCGGATGAAAGCGGTCGGCATGGACACCCAGGGAGTCGAGCCCTGGGCCTACATGATCGTCGGCGGGGTGCAACTGGCCACCCACTCGTGGCTGCTGGACCCGCGGATGAGCGCCGATGACCTGATCGACTACCTGACGATGCTGAGCTGGAACGCGCTCTGCGGGATCGTCGAGGTGGGCGGATCGCTGGAGAAGTTCAACGCCGGGCCGCACCCGTCGCCCGTGCTGCCGTGGCGGCGGGCGGCGGCCGCGCACCGCCGCTGA
- a CDS encoding DUF445 domain-containing protein, producing the protein MADDGVVADLQNQPSWPGAAQTVQSLAQSFAGADPAADADRLRDLRRMKVVALSFLLGATVVFLLCRWAQAEGLAPAWVGYVGAAAEAGMVGALADWFAVTALFKHPLGIPIPHTAIIKRKKDQLGEGLGTFVRENFLSPPVIETKLRDAQIAGRVGKWLSEPAHAERVAGETATVLRVLIEMLRDDDVQDVIDRMIVRRIAEPHWGPPIGRVLGSLLAENRQEALIQLLADRAFQWSLNAGEVIQRVVERDSPSWSPRFVDHLVGDRIHRELMDFTDKVRRNPDHELRRSATRFLFEFADDLQHDQATIAKADAVKEQLMARDEVANAAATAWRTLKRLVLEGVDDPSSALRTRVAATAVQVGESLRDKAELRDKVDNWIVRGAQHLVGHYGVEITAIITETIERWDAAEASRRIELHVGRDLQFIRINGTVVGALAGLAIYTIAQLMF; encoded by the coding sequence ATGGCGGATGATGGTGTGGTGGCGGATCTACAGAATCAGCCGAGTTGGCCCGGGGCTGCGCAGACTGTGCAGTCCTTGGCGCAGTCGTTCGCCGGTGCTGATCCGGCCGCGGACGCGGACCGATTGCGGGACCTGCGCCGGATGAAGGTGGTGGCGCTGAGCTTCCTGCTCGGTGCCACCGTGGTGTTTCTGCTCTGCCGGTGGGCGCAGGCGGAGGGCCTGGCCCCGGCCTGGGTGGGCTACGTCGGCGCCGCGGCCGAAGCCGGCATGGTGGGCGCGCTGGCGGATTGGTTCGCCGTCACCGCGCTGTTCAAGCACCCTCTGGGCATTCCCATCCCGCACACCGCGATCATCAAGCGCAAGAAGGATCAGCTGGGGGAGGGGCTGGGCACCTTCGTTCGGGAGAACTTTCTGTCACCTCCGGTGATCGAGACCAAGCTGCGCGACGCGCAGATCGCCGGCCGGGTGGGCAAGTGGCTCTCGGAGCCGGCGCACGCCGAGCGGGTGGCCGGCGAAACCGCGACGGTGCTGCGGGTCTTGATCGAGATGCTGCGCGACGACGACGTTCAAGACGTGATCGACCGGATGATCGTGCGTCGGATCGCCGAGCCGCACTGGGGACCGCCCATCGGTCGCGTCCTGGGATCGCTTTTGGCCGAGAACCGACAGGAGGCGCTGATCCAGCTGCTGGCCGACCGGGCCTTCCAGTGGTCGCTCAACGCCGGTGAGGTCATTCAACGGGTGGTGGAGCGTGACTCGCCGTCCTGGTCGCCGCGCTTCGTCGATCACCTGGTGGGCGACCGCATTCACCGGGAGCTGATGGATTTCACCGACAAGGTGCGCCGCAATCCCGACCATGAGCTGCGGCGCAGCGCAACCCGATTTCTGTTCGAGTTCGCCGACGACCTGCAGCACGACCAGGCGACCATCGCGAAAGCCGACGCCGTCAAGGAGCAGCTGATGGCCCGCGATGAGGTGGCCAACGCCGCGGCCACCGCCTGGCGCACGCTCAAGCGTCTGGTGCTCGAGGGTGTCGACGATCCGTCCAGCGCGCTGCGCACCCGGGTGGCCGCGACCGCGGTCCAGGTCGGCGAGTCGCTGCGCGACAAGGCCGAACTGCGCGACAAGGTGGACAACTGGATCGTGCGGGGCGCCCAGCATCTGGTGGGCCACTACGGGGTGGAGATCACCGCGATTATCACCGAGACCATCGAGCGCTGGGACGCGGCCGAGGCCAGCCGGCGCATCGAACTGCACGTGGGACGCGATCTGCAGTTCATCCGGATCAACGGAACCGTGGTGGGCGCACTGGCCGGCCTGGCGATCTACACCATTGCCCAACTTATGTTCTGA
- a CDS encoding helix-turn-helix domain-containing protein, with amino-acid sequence MSQDDKLAAVVSTAAADIGTFIRTQREAAQVSMRQLAEKAGVSNPYLSQIERGLRKPSADVLNQIAKALRVSAEVLYVRAGILEPSEKSEVRDAVVADMAITERQKQVLLDIYGSFVQQNEADGEETPPA; translated from the coding sequence GTGTCGCAGGACGACAAGCTCGCGGCAGTGGTTTCCACGGCAGCGGCGGATATCGGCACTTTCATCCGGACACAGCGCGAAGCCGCGCAGGTGTCCATGCGGCAGTTGGCCGAGAAGGCCGGTGTCAGCAACCCGTATCTGAGCCAGATCGAACGAGGGTTGCGCAAGCCCTCTGCTGATGTCCTCAATCAGATAGCCAAAGCCCTGAGGGTCTCCGCTGAGGTGCTTTACGTCCGGGCGGGAATCTTGGAGCCGAGTGAGAAGAGCGAGGTTCGTGACGCCGTGGTCGCCGACATGGCAATCACGGAACGGCAGAAGCAGGTTCTGCTCGACATCTACGGCTCCTTCGTCCAGCAGAACGAAGCCGACGGTGAGGAGACGCCACCTGCCTGA
- a CDS encoding heparin-binding hemagglutinin, translating to MAENPTIEELKAPLLAALGAADLALATVNELVTNLRERAGEAREVSSSRVEESRARLTKLQEELPEQFAELRERFTADELRKAAEGYVEAASERYNDLVARGEAALVRLRSQSGLDDASAQVEGYVDQAVELTQEVLGNVASQTREVGERAAKLVGIELPKKEAAAPAPAEKPAAPAPAKKAPAAKKAPAAKKAPAAKKAPAKKVTQK from the coding sequence ATGGCTGAGAACCCGACCATCGAAGAACTGAAGGCCCCGCTGCTCGCCGCGCTCGGCGCCGCCGACCTCGCCCTGGCCACCGTGAACGAACTCGTCACCAACCTGCGCGAGCGCGCCGGTGAAGCCCGCGAGGTCTCCAGCAGCCGCGTCGAGGAGAGCCGCGCTCGCCTGACCAAGCTGCAGGAGGAGCTGCCCGAGCAGTTCGCCGAGCTGCGCGAGCGTTTCACGGCCGACGAGCTGCGCAAGGCCGCCGAGGGCTACGTGGAGGCCGCCAGCGAGCGCTACAACGACCTGGTGGCGCGCGGTGAGGCCGCCCTGGTGCGGCTGCGCAGCCAGTCGGGTCTCGACGACGCCTCGGCTCAGGTGGAGGGCTACGTGGACCAGGCCGTCGAACTGACCCAGGAGGTGCTGGGCAACGTCGCGTCGCAGACCCGCGAGGTCGGTGAGCGTGCCGCCAAGCTGGTCGGCATCGAGCTGCCCAAGAAGGAAGCGGCCGCGCCGGCACCCGCCGAGAAGCCCGCGGCTCCGGCGCCCGCCAAGAAGGCTCCGGCTGCCAAGAAGGCCCCGGCCGCCAAGAAGGCCCCGGCTGCCAAGAAGGCTCCGGCCAAGAAGGTCACCCAGAAGTAG
- a CDS encoding DUF2516 family protein, with protein sequence MGTVLGVLQIAVFATSVYAFVHAALQRADAYTAADKLTKPVWLVILAVCGLMALLLQVMGMAIAACAAGVYLVDVRPRLLEVQGKSH encoded by the coding sequence GTGGGTACCGTCCTTGGCGTTTTGCAGATCGCCGTCTTCGCGACATCGGTGTATGCCTTCGTCCACGCGGCGCTGCAACGCGCCGACGCCTACACCGCCGCCGACAAACTCACCAAGCCGGTCTGGCTGGTGATCCTCGCGGTGTGCGGGCTGATGGCGCTGCTGCTGCAGGTGATGGGCATGGCCATCGCGGCCTGCGCGGCGGGGGTCTACCTGGTCGACGTGCGCCCCCGACTCCTCGAGGTGCAAGGCAAGTCCCACTAG
- a CDS encoding DUF2599 domain-containing protein — protein sequence MLRSVFTGALAGAAVAVCCAAPAVAEISGYVDRAEWASYDDGLSLRVYPSASARAAALRLDAAAGEQAWREVLQHAPEADRPGMREQFLCHWNYAEFARPGKLSWNLEPWRPVVDWVTMLESGCNPGAAEEVF from the coding sequence ATGCTGCGTTCGGTGTTTACAGGGGCGCTGGCGGGTGCCGCGGTCGCGGTGTGTTGTGCTGCGCCGGCCGTGGCAGAGATCAGCGGATACGTCGACCGCGCCGAGTGGGCCAGCTATGACGACGGCCTGAGCCTGCGGGTGTATCCGAGCGCCTCGGCCCGGGCGGCGGCGCTTCGCCTCGACGCCGCGGCAGGCGAACAGGCGTGGCGCGAGGTGCTCCAACATGCCCCGGAGGCCGATCGGCCCGGAATGCGCGAGCAATTCCTGTGTCACTGGAACTACGCCGAGTTCGCTCGGCCCGGCAAGCTCAGCTGGAATCTGGAGCCGTGGCGGCCCGTCGTCGACTGGGTCACCATGCTGGAGTCCGGCTGCAACCCCGGCGCCGCCGAGGAGGTCTTCTGA
- the deoC gene encoding deoxyribose-phosphate aldolase, which translates to MSPSRWGPDQVAQRVDHTLLKPEATAAQVVATVAEAAELGVAAVCVSPLMVAVAAAANPAGVPIAAVAGFPSGKHRPEIKAREAALAAADGAAEIDMVIDIGAALAGDFAAVGADIAAVRAAVQGAVLKVIVESAALLEFAGDATLVAACRAAEDAGADFVKTSTGFHPCGGASVHAVSLMADTVGGRLGVKASGGIRTAAEAVAMLQAGATRLGLSGTRAVLDGLG; encoded by the coding sequence ATGTCCCCGAGCCGCTGGGGCCCTGACCAGGTTGCGCAGCGGGTCGACCACACGCTGCTCAAACCCGAGGCGACCGCGGCCCAGGTCGTGGCCACCGTCGCCGAAGCTGCCGAACTCGGCGTCGCCGCGGTCTGCGTGTCGCCCCTGATGGTGGCCGTCGCGGCGGCGGCGAACCCGGCCGGTGTCCCGATTGCCGCGGTCGCAGGCTTCCCGTCCGGCAAGCATCGGCCGGAGATCAAGGCGCGGGAGGCCGCGCTGGCCGCGGCGGACGGGGCGGCTGAGATCGACATGGTGATCGACATCGGTGCGGCGCTGGCAGGTGACTTCGCCGCGGTGGGCGCCGACATCGCGGCCGTGCGGGCCGCGGTGCAGGGCGCGGTGCTCAAGGTGATCGTGGAGTCCGCCGCGCTGCTGGAGTTCGCCGGTGATGCCACGCTGGTCGCCGCCTGCCGAGCCGCCGAAGACGCCGGGGCCGATTTCGTGAAGACCTCCACCGGCTTTCATCCGTGCGGCGGGGCATCGGTGCACGCGGTGTCGCTGATGGCCGACACGGTCGGGGGCCGGCTGGGGGTCAAGGCCAGCGGCGGGATCCGCACGGCCGCCGAGGCGGTGGCCATGCTGCAGGCCGGGGCGACCCGGCTGGGGCTGTCGGGCACCCGCGCGGTGCTCGACGGGTTGGGGTAG
- a CDS encoding cysteine hydrolase family protein, whose protein sequence is MTETLRTLTGLPTTPAALGESTVVLIDCQNTYTRGVMELDGVGDALLSTAALLDRARSAGIPVIHIQHNAGPGSPYDIDGESGAIVSAVAPRAGEPVVVKAYPNSFVGTELNDLLRQRGATNLILAGFMTHMCVNSTARGAFNLGYAPTVVASATATRALPSGDGTVSAAAMQAASLAAMADLFAVVVPTPASIPD, encoded by the coding sequence ATGACCGAAACCCTGCGCACGCTGACCGGATTGCCCACCACTCCTGCGGCATTGGGCGAATCCACCGTGGTTCTCATCGACTGCCAGAACACCTATACCCGCGGCGTGATGGAACTCGACGGCGTCGGCGATGCCCTGCTCAGCACAGCGGCTCTGCTGGACCGGGCCCGTAGCGCGGGGATTCCCGTCATCCACATCCAACACAACGCCGGCCCCGGGTCGCCTTACGACATCGACGGCGAGTCCGGCGCCATCGTCTCCGCCGTGGCGCCGCGCGCCGGGGAGCCGGTGGTGGTGAAGGCCTATCCGAACTCCTTCGTCGGCACCGAGTTGAATGACCTGCTGCGCCAACGCGGCGCGACGAATCTGATCTTGGCCGGATTCATGACGCACATGTGCGTCAACTCCACGGCGCGTGGGGCTTTCAATCTGGGCTATGCGCCCACCGTGGTTGCCTCGGCCACCGCCACGCGGGCCCTGCCGAGCGGCGACGGCACCGTGTCAGCCGCCGCCATGCAGGCCGCGAGCCTGGCGGCGATGGCGGATCTCTTCGCCGTGGTGGTCCCCACTCCGGCTTCGATTCCCGACTGA
- a CDS encoding winged helix-turn-helix transcriptional regulator — MLGDRWSLLIVREIMVGSSQFSAILRGLPGLSRSLLAARLRHLEAVGVLTRVPTGSGRTHEYRLTEAGEDLHELIYALGRWTVRWWFPEPAPEQVDNALLLWRMRAGVTSALPEGRTTIQFDFTDGEVRRGWIVATNAEVSVCLHDPRFPVDLSVTGSGRLWHQIWFGHRQLEDAIATGEILVEGPAKLARALPKWFALSPFSSDVLAAKSAAG, encoded by the coding sequence GTGCTCGGTGATCGCTGGAGCCTGCTGATCGTCCGTGAAATCATGGTCGGCTCAAGCCAGTTCAGTGCGATCCTGCGGGGATTGCCCGGATTGTCCCGTAGCCTGCTCGCGGCCCGCTTGCGGCACCTGGAGGCAGTCGGGGTGCTCACCCGGGTGCCCACAGGCAGTGGGCGCACCCACGAATACCGGCTCACCGAAGCCGGTGAAGACCTCCACGAACTGATCTACGCGCTGGGGCGCTGGACGGTGCGCTGGTGGTTCCCCGAACCAGCGCCCGAACAGGTCGACAATGCCCTGCTGTTGTGGCGCATGCGCGCAGGAGTCACCTCTGCGCTGCCCGAAGGGCGCACCACCATCCAGTTCGACTTCACCGACGGTGAGGTGAGACGAGGCTGGATCGTGGCCACCAACGCCGAAGTCTCCGTCTGCCTTCACGATCCCCGTTTCCCGGTCGATCTCAGCGTGACCGGGAGCGGTCGCCTGTGGCACCAGATCTGGTTCGGCCATCGTCAACTGGAAGACGCGATTGCCACTGGTGAGATCCTGGTAGAAGGCCCGGCCAAGCTCGCGCGAGCCCTCCCGAAGTGGTTCGCGCTGAGCCCGTTCTCATCCGACGTTCTAGCCGCCAAGTCAGCCGCCGGATGA
- a CDS encoding ferritin family protein, translated as MAPKTATSAMETGHMTLGTAYEDLTIFQQISPETDAVQGWPLHFPDGSPPLSPDSTALRSQNWYGFRDPNRSVYVDWVAEAHQNETALADQLELLDKAVGSGGVDPDWLREGIAGVAAVLPYADRSYFRVLSRAQRLALSDTVTLALVFGAADALRHVEHAAAQRAAIESSSGEATFSAVEHAWTAGAGWQPFRSAVEQVLATSDWVEALFAVNTILEPLVGRFLRLHYLERGGRRYGDTYTISATATWLQDRDRAGRWTFALIDHLLADPEYGAANRVILTDWANRWEARASEAVAALSAHLGEFTTAPDGLDEAWADVVHTYRREVGDRWATKLTATGLF; from the coding sequence TTGGCGCCTAAGACAGCAACCTCTGCCATGGAAACAGGTCACATGACGCTCGGAACTGCCTATGAGGATCTCACGATCTTCCAACAGATCTCTCCGGAGACTGATGCCGTGCAGGGCTGGCCCCTGCACTTTCCCGATGGGTCGCCGCCACTGTCGCCGGATTCGACCGCGCTGCGGTCACAGAACTGGTATGGATTTCGTGACCCGAACCGGTCCGTCTACGTCGACTGGGTAGCCGAGGCGCATCAGAATGAGACCGCGCTGGCCGACCAACTTGAGTTGCTGGACAAGGCGGTTGGCTCCGGTGGCGTTGATCCCGACTGGTTGCGCGAGGGGATCGCCGGTGTCGCGGCAGTGCTGCCATATGCGGACCGGTCCTACTTCCGGGTGCTCAGTCGTGCTCAGCGTTTGGCATTGTCTGACACGGTGACGCTCGCGCTCGTCTTCGGCGCCGCCGACGCACTTCGCCATGTCGAGCATGCGGCAGCTCAGCGTGCCGCCATCGAAAGCAGCTCCGGAGAAGCGACTTTCAGCGCTGTCGAGCATGCGTGGACGGCGGGCGCGGGCTGGCAACCGTTTCGTTCCGCAGTCGAGCAGGTGCTCGCCACCAGCGATTGGGTCGAGGCGTTGTTCGCGGTCAACACCATCCTGGAGCCGCTGGTGGGCCGGTTTCTGCGGCTGCACTACCTAGAGCGGGGTGGTCGCCGTTACGGCGATACCTACACCATTTCGGCAACCGCGACATGGCTCCAGGACCGTGACCGGGCCGGACGCTGGACCTTCGCGCTGATCGATCATCTGCTCGCCGACCCCGAGTACGGTGCCGCCAACCGGGTGATACTCACCGATTGGGCCAATCGGTGGGAGGCCCGGGCGAGCGAGGCGGTCGCCGCTCTTTCGGCACATCTGGGGGAATTCACTACCGCCCCAGACGGACTCGATGAAGCCTGGGCAGATGTTGTGCACACCTATCGTCGTGAGGTCGGCGACCGGTGGGCCACGAAGCTCACCGCGACGGGACTTTTCTGA
- a CDS encoding MmoB/DmpM family protein: protein MGHEAHRDGTFLMARTTAQPAARGVGASLIKGPETDAIARYLRRTQPTVNVTDRGVYLKADAPDEIIIDLAEVSAEFGRPLEIEDVLIVLASYFGEIDPQRGARPGAGRLVLRADSLSDRSQEDEGIR, encoded by the coding sequence GTGGGCCACGAAGCTCACCGCGACGGGACTTTTCTGATGGCGCGCACAACGGCACAGCCGGCCGCGCGTGGCGTGGGCGCCAGCCTCATCAAGGGACCGGAAACCGACGCCATCGCCCGGTACCTGCGGCGCACCCAACCGACGGTCAACGTCACCGATCGGGGTGTGTACCTCAAAGCAGACGCTCCCGACGAGATCATCATCGATCTCGCCGAGGTGTCTGCCGAGTTCGGGCGACCGCTCGAAATCGAAGACGTCTTAATCGTTTTAGCAAGCTATTTCGGAGAGATCGACCCACAGCGTGGAGCGCGTCCCGGCGCCGGCCGACTGGTGTTGCGCGCAGACTCCCTGAGCGATCGCTCCCAGGAAGACGAAGGTATCCGATGA
- a CDS encoding ferritin family protein translates to MTAPTTRTHDLIKQYTWDSTSTPPAAVFPSRYRIPERGRDPFKLLFRDYARMEVEKDLRVQRAMDSAASLRTTEAIEPRWIEGLKLALPLTAEAEYQAMKGAGLLISSINNPELQQGYAAQALDEARHLQIVGALRRHYLSHAPDTDGLQFGSRALARHPIGAVARAAFAPNSVNDPIDAVIALNVVLETAYTNPLTVALPQVAAANGDDAYAAAYLSIQSDEVRHMANGHGTLRAVAEIADNIPLVQGSLDRAFWHQHQGGDTATAVAAEYYVRHRPWAYRDAWEEWVVDDFIGSFSRRFGPFGLREPARLADVARGVESQHHAVAIGLAALWPLNFFRTDPLDETDFEWFEANYPGWSAVYQPLWEAYAALSDPANGRLLLQELPGVPPFCQVCQLPCIVPRFEAPETRIIEYQGARYALCSEGCEINFSWNPVSYTSFGTFWSRYHGWDLADVVLDLGFLRSDGRTLVGQPHLRSEGLWTIDDIRAIGVTVHDPLAS, encoded by the coding sequence ATGACCGCGCCGACTACTCGCACCCACGATCTGATCAAGCAATACACGTGGGATAGCACCAGCACTCCGCCCGCCGCGGTCTTCCCGAGCCGCTACCGCATCCCGGAGCGGGGCCGGGATCCGTTCAAGCTGCTGTTCCGGGACTACGCGCGCATGGAGGTGGAGAAGGATCTCCGGGTGCAGCGGGCCATGGACAGCGCCGCGTCGCTGCGTACCACCGAGGCAATCGAACCGCGGTGGATAGAAGGGCTCAAGCTGGCGCTGCCCCTCACCGCCGAGGCGGAGTACCAGGCGATGAAGGGTGCCGGGCTGCTGATCTCCTCGATCAACAATCCCGAACTGCAGCAGGGCTACGCCGCTCAGGCGCTCGACGAGGCTCGCCACCTTCAGATCGTCGGTGCGCTGCGGCGGCACTACCTGTCCCACGCACCCGATACCGACGGCCTGCAGTTCGGGTCGCGGGCGCTCGCCCGCCACCCCATCGGTGCCGTCGCGCGAGCCGCATTCGCGCCCAATTCCGTCAACGACCCGATCGACGCGGTGATCGCGCTGAACGTTGTCCTCGAGACCGCTTACACAAACCCCCTGACCGTCGCATTGCCCCAAGTGGCCGCCGCCAACGGCGATGACGCCTATGCAGCGGCCTACCTGTCGATCCAGTCCGACGAAGTGCGCCATATGGCCAACGGGCACGGCACGCTTCGTGCCGTTGCTGAGATTGCGGACAATATTCCCCTGGTGCAGGGTTCGTTGGACCGCGCATTCTGGCACCAGCATCAAGGCGGCGACACCGCGACCGCTGTGGCGGCCGAATACTATGTCCGCCACCGCCCGTGGGCCTACCGAGACGCCTGGGAAGAATGGGTGGTCGATGACTTCATCGGCTCGTTCTCCCGCCGCTTCGGACCGTTCGGGCTACGCGAGCCCGCGCGGCTGGCTGACGTCGCTCGTGGCGTCGAATCCCAACACCACGCTGTCGCCATTGGGCTGGCTGCGCTGTGGCCGTTGAACTTCTTCCGGACCGATCCGCTCGATGAGACCGACTTCGAATGGTTCGAAGCGAACTACCCCGGTTGGTCGGCCGTCTACCAGCCGCTGTGGGAGGCATACGCAGCACTGTCAGACCCTGCCAACGGCCGCCTGTTGCTCCAGGAATTGCCCGGCGTGCCGCCGTTCTGCCAGGTGTGCCAACTGCCCTGCATCGTCCCCCGCTTCGAGGCGCCGGAAACCCGCATCATCGAATACCAGGGCGCTCGCTACGCCCTGTGCAGCGAAGGATGCGAGATCAATTTCTCGTGGAATCCGGTGTCGTACACCTCGTTCGGGACATTCTGGAGCCGTTACCATGGCTGGGACCTCGCCGATGTGGTGCTCGACCTGGGCTTCCTGCGATCGGACGGCCGGACCTTGGTCGGGCAACCGCATCTGCGCTCCGAGGGCCTATGGACGATCGACGACATTCGCGCGATCGGTGTCACTGTTCACGACCCATTGGCCTCGTGA
- a CDS encoding 2Fe-2S iron-sulfur cluster-binding protein: MSVDMSQPGTLTVEPFGVRLAVQPDEKLLQAILRNGNYVPFGCNHGGCGTCAAQLVAGDLEQDSGTLTTLDERARAHGQVLLCSSRLVSDSAVVDVTASGISGEEFAGAPLHDREVTVDDVTAVSPGLSVLTLSAPPPPWTPRPGQFVHIELPDRTGWRAYSLASPAEASLLQFVIRAVPGGAFTTALDEIRPGGTLRIRGPYGAFQLRTSHRPKLFIGSGAGIGPIRSMIHDLLRSPGHPPAHLVHVARSAAELVFGEEFAALAKADNDFAYHPLLPQHPRRGTDRVLEWLAAHATAVELRRTEAYLCGPDRFVDITAGALCAAGLRSRYLAADRFTASAGPAVTPPA, translated from the coding sequence GTGAGTGTCGACATGTCGCAGCCGGGCACCCTGACCGTAGAACCCTTCGGGGTGCGGCTGGCCGTCCAACCCGACGAGAAGCTGCTGCAGGCCATTCTGCGTAACGGCAACTACGTCCCGTTCGGCTGCAATCACGGCGGTTGCGGAACGTGCGCCGCCCAGCTGGTTGCCGGGGACCTTGAGCAAGACTCCGGAACCCTGACCACCCTCGATGAGCGAGCGCGAGCGCACGGACAGGTGTTGCTCTGTTCCTCGCGACTGGTCAGTGACAGCGCCGTGGTCGATGTCACCGCCAGTGGGATATCCGGTGAGGAATTCGCCGGCGCTCCATTGCATGACAGGGAGGTCACCGTCGACGACGTCACCGCTGTCAGCCCCGGTCTGAGCGTTCTCACGCTCAGTGCGCCGCCGCCACCGTGGACCCCGCGCCCCGGGCAGTTCGTCCACATCGAACTGCCGGACCGTACGGGATGGCGGGCCTATTCCCTTGCCTCGCCTGCTGAGGCGTCCCTGTTGCAATTCGTCATCCGGGCCGTGCCGGGTGGCGCGTTCACCACGGCCCTCGACGAGATCCGCCCTGGCGGCACCCTACGCATCCGCGGGCCGTACGGAGCATTTCAGCTGCGCACCTCCCATCGGCCCAAATTGTTCATCGGCAGCGGTGCCGGGATCGGGCCGATCCGCTCCATGATTCACGACCTCCTGCGATCTCCCGGGCATCCACCGGCTCACCTCGTCCATGTCGCGCGCAGTGCAGCAGAGTTGGTGTTCGGCGAGGAATTCGCAGCTCTGGCCAAGGCCGACAACGACTTCGCCTATCACCCGCTGCTGCCGCAGCACCCTCGCCGGGGTACCGACCGCGTGCTCGAATGGCTCGCTGCCCACGCCACCGCCGTCGAGTTACGTCGGACGGAGGCTTACTTATGCGGCCCGGATCGGTTCGTCGACATCACCGCCGGCGCTCTCTGCGCGGCGGGACTGCGGTCGCGCTATCTCGCTGCGGATCGTTTCACCGCGTCCGCCGGCCCAGCCGTTACCCCGCCCGCCTAG
- a CDS encoding rhodanese-like domain-containing protein: protein MTDTPTSRTLDIVYAAQEGLDRLTPQEAAAALNEGALFIDTRTSEEQQADGTIPGAIHVPRNAVEAFLDPTHRPLFTAEELADLPPVPEPGQQIIVLCNLGLASSLSAASLQRIGLTGATDVEGGFQAWKAAGLPVIRPGAV, encoded by the coding sequence ATGACGGACACCCCGACCAGCCGCACCCTGGACATCGTCTATGCGGCACAGGAAGGACTCGATCGCCTCACCCCGCAGGAGGCTGCCGCCGCACTCAACGAAGGCGCGTTGTTCATCGACACGCGTACCAGTGAGGAACAGCAGGCCGACGGCACGATCCCCGGCGCGATCCACGTGCCGCGCAACGCTGTCGAAGCCTTCCTCGACCCAACGCACCGGCCGCTGTTCACGGCCGAGGAACTGGCCGATCTCCCGCCGGTGCCGGAGCCGGGCCAGCAGATCATCGTCCTGTGCAACCTGGGCCTGGCCTCCAGCCTGTCCGCCGCATCCTTGCAGCGCATCGGGCTCACCGGTGCCACCGACGTCGAAGGGGGATTCCAGGCCTGGAAAGCCGCCGGTCTGCCCGTCATCAGGCCAGGCGCAGTCTGA